The DNA sequence TACGTAGGCGTCCGGCCGGCACAACCGCACGAGATCGTCAAAGGTGTGGTTGATGAGCGTCACACCGGTGACAGCGACGACATCGGCCTGCGGGATGACCTGGGGAGCCATATACGCCGGCAAATCCCCGGGGCGGGGGTTCAGCTCCAGCACCCACAGCTCGCCGGCCGCGGCCCGCACCTCGTCCGTGAAGGGGAAATGCCCGACGATCACCACGCGATGCCCCGGTGCCCGCTGAATCAGGAGGTCCTTGGCGTTCATCTGCCAGCAGTGAGAAAGGTCCGGCTCAATTACCGAATTGATGGCCGCCAGGCCGGCGCCGGCACGCACAGGCTCGTCGCCCAGCACCCACTGCGCCACCTCCCATACCGGCCGGCCGATCAGCTCCTCCCGGCGCAGGGACGGGGGATGCAGGAGCGCATCCGCATGGCTCAGGTGCGGCGTGGAGGCCAGCCCACAGCGCCGGCTCAATACTGCCGTCCAGAACGGCCCGATCTGGGCGTCGAGGATGACGGCGTCGGCATATGGACGAACCCAATCGAGCAAAGCATGCAATGCAGGGCGATAGGTCATGATACCATCCTCTGCTTTCCAAAGATTGTGGACAGCGCCACCGCCGGCAGGGATTATAGCCCTGAAAGGTCGATTTGGGAAAATGCCAGCGCTTGGGCGATTTTGACAAACAGCGCCGGCCAACGTATAGTACGCGTAACGTGTCGCATTCGAGGAGAGTCTGCCCCATGACCGAATTGGGCTCCTGGCTGCGCCAGGCTCGTGAGGCCAAACGGCTGAGCCTGGAAGATGTGGAGCGAGAGACGCGCATTCGCGCCCAGTTCCTCGCCGCACTCGAAGAAGAGGACTTTTCCCGGCTTCCTGGAGATGTGTATACGCGCGGCTTCCTGCGCAATTATGCCAGCTTCCTGGGGCTGGACCCCAATGAGGCGCTTCGGCGCTACAAAGAGCTGATCGCCCAGCCCAACAACGGTGAATCTAGTTCGGCCGCCCGCCTTTCCCTGGATGAACCGGTGGAAGTGCCCCTGGTGGAGCCGGCCCGCTCGTCGGCGCGGCTCGCCTCCATCATCCTGCTGGTGATCGCGCTGGCCATCGTGGGAGTATGGTACTTCTCCACGGTCGGCCGCGACAGCCTGCCCCCGTTCCTGCGCGGCATTCTGCCGCCGGCCGGCGCCGTCCCCTCTCCAACCATCCAGGCCGCTGTGAACACCGGTACACCGGAACCGCCGGCGGTGTCCTCACCCATCCCCAGCCCAACCATTACCCCATCGCCAACCGCGTCGCCCACCCCTACCCCGACCTCCACTCCCACCCCAAAGGTCTACCGCGGCGTGGAGGTCCAGGTGGAGATCGTCGCCACCTCCTGGATACAGGTCACCGTGGATGGTGTGCGCGTGTTCGTCGGCACCCTGGAAACGGGTGAGACTCGCGCTTGGGAAGGTCAGGAGAGCGTCGCGCTGCGCGTGGGGAACGCCGGCGGCGTTCGCGTCACCGTCAACGGCGAACCGCTCGGCCTGTTGGGCGCCATCGGCGAGGTCAAGGACGTGGAATGGGTGCGCCAGGGAGGGCCGGCCAACATGCCCGTGCCCACCGGCGCCGGCCCCGTCGCCGAACAAGAGGGCACACCCACCCCAACACCCACCGCCAGCCCGACACCACCCCCGCCGGCCGGCACGCCTACCGCTCCCGCCACCCAATCATCGGCCCTGCGCCCCGCCGGCTTCTGAGACCTCCCTGGAGCGCATCCATGCGTGTGTTCATTGCGACATTAGGCTGTCCCAAGAACGTGGTGGACAGCGAAAACATGGCGGCGCAGTTGGCCCTGGCACATCATGAGATCGTCGAGGATCCGCGCCAGGCCGATGTCATTATCGTCAACACCTGCGGTTTCATCGAGCCGGCCCGCCGCGAATCGCTCGAAGTCCTGCGGGAACTCACCCGCGGCAAGCGCCGGCGTCAGCGGGTCATCGCCGCCGGCTGTCTCGCCCAGCGCTGGGGCAGCCGGTTGCTAAATGAAGTGCCGGCCGTGGATGCCCTGATCAGCACCCGCCGCCTGGATGAGATCACCCGGCTGGTGGATGTCCTCGCCAATCGGACCTCGCCCGGGGAACCGCTG is a window from the Anaerolineae bacterium genome containing:
- a CDS encoding helix-turn-helix domain-containing protein, giving the protein MTELGSWLRQAREAKRLSLEDVERETRIRAQFLAALEEEDFSRLPGDVYTRGFLRNYASFLGLDPNEALRRYKELIAQPNNGESSSAARLSLDEPVEVPLVEPARSSARLASIILLVIALAIVGVWYFSTVGRDSLPPFLRGILPPAGAVPSPTIQAAVNTGTPEPPAVSSPIPSPTITPSPTASPTPTPTSTPTPKVYRGVEVQVEIVATSWIQVTVDGVRVFVGTLETGETRAWEGQESVALRVGNAGGVRVTVNGEPLGLLGAIGEVKDVEWVRQGGPANMPVPTGAGPVAEQEGTPTPTPTASPTPPPPAGTPTAPATQSSALRPAGF
- a CDS encoding DUF364 domain-containing protein, giving the protein MTYRPALHALLDWVRPYADAVILDAQIGPFWTAVLSRRCGLASTPHLSHADALLHPPSLRREELIGRPVWEVAQWVLGDEPVRAGAGLAAINSVIEPDLSHCWQMNAKDLLIQRAPGHRVVIVGHFPFTDEVRAAAGELWVLELNPRPGDLPAYMAPQVIPQADVVAVTGVTLINHTFDDLVRLCRPDAYVIVLGGSTPLCPALFDYGVDVLGGTVVDDPEQVLKDIAGGATFRELRGKRPMLMFKEPPN